A genomic region of Colletotrichum destructivum chromosome 5, complete sequence contains the following coding sequences:
- a CDS encoding Putative AMP-dependent synthetase/ligase domain, Condensation domain, AMP-binding, ANL: MNMFTARVDLETLEEIAEGCSVSVHAIEDVCECTALQMGTMTESMMHLNRYKHSAVFSIAPSVDLERLASALEELVSLNPILRTRIVDTSRRGLLQVVLRERHEVIYSSLPLGEFLEGQKNRSMGLGTPLLHSAFVGGGGGGGKLVLTTHHAIRDETSTVLVLSDLARIYHGQEPEPHVPFKEFVAFCRGIEEHEARAFWADSFKGESAVFPTPRAARTSTTSLSEPFQRQRKELPLPSSVPLSQLPAYIEVAWALTASVYTNAHAVVYGLVFSGRTPSFKSTIGPTAAVVPVQVLVDPSSTVQVLLKERMAARRRLLNHPALQYGLGNIRRVSRDAQVAAGFQTQLNIIPQARPLAADSGVLRMEEAFEVDAQFALSLNCFLHADRVVFEADFDPATLPASQMGRILRQFVFTLSWLLRVPRETTTIRQFSPLNPGDLSEILDWNRNVPDSSDECLHHLFKARARQQPLAPAVVAPDGTLTYGELDAMSDRLAHHLRLRGVVLEKKVPLLFGKTMWSIVSFLGVMKAGGVCVPMDPSHPRQRIQDIITRCHACLVLTSKHTEAIVVDYIQTPAVEHFTVSADSLGALPSHTSSLPPQEEQPSPANAAYILFTSGSTGNPKGVVLEHRNLASTLTHYGRRVGWEANGGCRVLQFSSFVWDTHTFEVFGTLLWGGCVCMPSESQRADIESFICDKAVEWVILTPTVLRTLDAHAPQVATVRTVVSCGEPVDVSAVRDWSSSPSRRFINEYGPCEVSGRCTLTELTIHSPFLESIGKPVDCAVWIVSLQDPTQLASIGTMGEIIVQGPGVARGYLDDEALTTASFVSRPSWLPPDQPRSGRACRFYRTGDTARYNADGSMTFTGRRDGQVKIRGQRFELGEVERALVRSAGVREAVACVQPWRDSGNILTAVLSLDDADSELEGGTGEQPLRQVSVPTGYDLSRRLRGIRDDVAALLPSYMVPEACLVVPGMPLTTSGKLDRASVIAWVQSQDMEAARAAFQPASADDVLTAPASDREKLLQSVWASVLDIPEQGIGRESNFLALGGDSIAAMRAANLLRKRGLVVPLQALVQSSNLAATTNHCEAVTELPRPAAAPLQPDDTPTVQDLRVEGFSSTDIEAVAEATDAQASMVALGELDPHALVLKTGLMFEPGVDRTRIEHACRQVLQHHGVLRTVFVQRGPKLYQVVLKHPRNSQIQPDDDDRSNCQHDDILPRFYVASDSQHSSCYRLRLEIHHALYDAVSLGLVWKDIAAAYAGRKLSDGTSFLEWAGRLARLDHSRAKRFWREALQGSRLTYLVPPRQAPGTIKQVTLRVSLRSLEVPGVTTANLFAAAWALVMGREAGTQDVVFAEILANRYSPSVDVDQEHVLGPCMNTNPVRARFDSSMTFIAVATRLQEQSLAAAPFAYLGYRTIQKDCTDWPLDSLFGSVVNFQSPRAVGNEDFDLGDSATARVMPPAASPPSSSSALWTIARPADGELVVIFNFSSAAFDEAKVRGFAEEVRELLETKPTDISPWTSEARNGSPSPVPERPVPAVSSSTPPNARQNLLDEAPEEVRLVALEAWRAVGLEIKEDNAPLFACGGDTVTALLLSLQYRQQGYDLSIRDVLTHPSRKAQAQFLCHKCQNGGLKGDLAKGTGLTRKA; the protein is encoded by the exons ATGAACATGTTCACGGCGCGGGTTGACCTAGAGACCTTGGAGGAGATCGCCGAGGGGTGCTCCGTCTCCGTACacgccatcgaggacgtcTGCGAGTGCACCGCCCTTCAAATGGGGACCATGACCGAATCCATGATGCATCTCAACCGGTACAAGCACTCtgccgtcttctccatcgcccCGTCGGTTGACTTGGAGCGCCTGGCTTCTGCgttggaggagctggtgTCCCTGAACCCGATCCTCCGTACCAGGATCGTCGACACCAGCCGCCGGGGGCTTCTGCAAGTCGTCCTGCGAGAGCGGCACGAGGTAATCTATTCCTCGCTGCCACTCGGCGAGTTTCTTGAGGGACAAAAGAATCGTTCGATGGGACTGGGCACTCCTCTGCTCCATAGCGCCTttgtcggtggtggtggtggtggtgggaaACTGGTTCTCACCACGCACCACGCCATTCGGGACGAAACATCCACAGTCCTCGTGCTCTCCGATCTCGCTCGTATTTATCACGGCCAAGAGCCCGAACCACACGTGCCGTTTAAGGAATTCGTCGCGTTCTGCCGCGGCATCGAGGAACACGAAGCGCGGGCCTTCTGGGCCGACTCCTTCAAGGGTGAGAGCGCTGTTTTCCccacgccgagggcggcgagaacATCCACAACTTCCCTTTCCGAGCCCTTTCAGAGACAACGCAAGGAATTGCCCTTGCCGTCCAGTGTTCCGCTCTCCCAGCTTCCGGCATACATCGAGGTCGCCTGGGCGCTGACGGCGAGTGTCTACACCAACGCCCATGCCGTCGTATACGGGCTGGTGTTCTCGGGCCGGACACCGTCCTTCAAGTCCACGATAGGCcccacggccgccgtcgtgccCGTTCAGGTCCTTGTAGACCCGTCATCAACCGTCCAGGTACTGCTCAAAGAGAGGATGGCCGCAAGGAGGCGGCTGCTCAACCACCCGGCGCTGCAGTACGGGCTGGGCAACATCCGCCGGGTCAGCCGCGACGCCcaagtcgccgccggcttccagACCCAGCTCAACATCATCCCCCAAGCGCggcccctcgccgccgattCGGGCGTGCTGCGGATGGAGGAGGccttcgaggtcgacgcgCAGTTCGCCCTGTCCTTGAACTGCTTTCTCCACGCCGAcagggtcgtcttcgaggccgacTTTGATCCGGCGACGTTGCCCGCGAGCCAGATGGGGAGGATACTCCGGCAGTTCGTCTTCACGCTCTCGTGGCTGTTGAGAGTGCCGAGGGAGACCACGACGATCAGACAGTTCTCGCCGCTGAACCCGGGAGATTTGTCGGAAATCCTGGATTGGAATCGAAACGTGCCGGATTCCTCGGACGAGTGTCTGCACCACCTCTTCAAGGCTCGGGCCCGGCAGCAACCGTTGGCCCCGGCCGTGGTCGCCCCGGATGGCACGCTGACGTACGGCGAGCTGGACGCCATGTCCGACAGGCTGGCTCACCACCTACGTCTGCGAGGAGTCGTTCTGGAAAAGAAGGTTCCTCTGCTGTTTGGGAAGACGATGTGGTCCATCGTGTCATTCCTGGGTGTGATGAAGGCTGGAGGCGTCTGCGTCCCGATGGATCCGTCTCATCCACGCCAGCGAATACAGGACATCATCACGAGATGCCATGCATGTTTGGTTTTAACGTCGAAACATACGGAGGCTATCGTCGTGGACTACATACAAACACCCGCAGTCGAACACTTCACCGTCAGCGCGGACTCGCTCGGGGCCCTTCCCAGTCATAcatcctccctccccccacagGAAGAACAACCTTCACCGGCGAATGCTGCGTACATCCTCTTCACCAGCGGGAGCACCGGGAACCCCAAaggcgtcgtcctcgagcatcGAAACCTGGCTTCCACGCTCACCCACTACGGCAGGCGGGTGGGCTGGGAAGCGAACGGCGGCTGTCGCGTGCTCCAGTTCTCCTCCTTCGTGTGGGACACGCATACCTTCGAGGTCTTTGGCACCCTGCTCTGGGGCGGTTGCGTTTGCATGCCCTCCGAGTCTCAGCGGGCCGATATCGAATCCTTCATCTGCGACAAGGCCGTTGAATGGGTCATCCTGACGCCCACCGTCCTCCGGACGCTCGACGCGCATGCGCCCCAGGTGGCCACGGTGAGGACAGTCGTGTCGTGTGGCGAGCCCGTAGACGTCTCCGCGGTGCGCGACTGGAGTAGCAGCCCTTCCCGCCGCTTCATCAACGAGTACGGACCTTGTGAGGTCTCCGGGCGCTGTACTCTGACGGAACTCACCATACATTCGCCCTTCCTCGAGAGTATTGGCAAGCCCGTGGACTGTGCCGTGTGGATCGTGTCGCTGCAAGACCCGACACAACTGGCCTCTATCG GCACGATGGGTGAGATAATCGTCCAAGGGCCCGGCGTCGCTCGGGGGTATCTTGATGATGAAGCCCTCACGACAGCTTCCTTTGTCTCCCGACCCTCATGGCTTCCTCCAGATCAGCCACGTAGTGGCAGGGCTTGTCGCTTCTATCGCACCGGCGATACGGCACGATACAACGCAGACGGGAGCATGACATTTACGGGAAGACGAGACGGGCAAGTCAAGATTCGAGGCCAGCGGTTCGAGCTCGGAGAAGTGGAACGGGCACTCGTCCGCTCGGCGGGCGTtcgcgaggccgtcgcctGCGTCCAGCCATGGCGTGATAGTGGCAACATTCTCACTGCTGTGCTGTCTCTGGACGATGCAGATTCAGAACTCGAGGGCGGCACAGGAGAACAGCCACTGAGGCAGGTCTCCGTGCCTACGGGATATGATCTCTCCCGGCGCCTTAGGGGTATCAGGGACGACGTGgctgccctcctcccctcttACATGGTCCCTGAGGCCTGCTTGGTAGTGCCAGGcatgcccttgacgacgtcgggGAAACTCGATCGCGCATCGGTCATCGCCTGGGTCCAGTCGCAAGACATGGAGGCGGCACGAGCTGCCTTCCAGCCTGCgtccgccgacgacgtgTTGACGGCACCAGCGTCTGACCGCGAGAAGCTGTTGCAGTCGGTCTGGGCTTCCGTGCTGGACATACCCGAGCAGGGGATCGGACGTGAAAGCAACTTCCTGGCCCTCGGGGGAGACAGCATCGCCGCCATGCGAGCAGCCAATCTTCTCCGCAAACGCGGTCTTGTTGTGCCCCTACAGGCCCTGGTCCAAAGTTCCAACCTCGCTGCGACGACGAATCATTGTGAGGCCGTCACGGAGTTGCCCAggccagccgccgcccctcttcAACCCGATGACACTCCCACGGTCCAAGATCTTCGGGTTGAAGGGTTTTCCAGTACCGATATCGAAGCCGTTGCTGAGGCAACAGACGCACAGGCGTCGATGGTTGCGCTGGGAGAGTTGGACCCCCATGCGTTGGTATTGAAAACCGGCTTGATGTTCGAGCCAGGCGTGGACAGGACCCGGATCGAGCACGCGTGCCGACAGGTCTTGCAGCACCACGGGGTCCTGCGGACGGTTTTCGTTCAGAGGGGACCTAAGCTTTATCAGGTTGTTCTGAAGCACCCGAGAAACTCGCAGATTCAGCcagatgacgacgaccgGTCGAATTGTCAGCACGACGATATCTTGCCACGGTTCTACGTCGCCTCCGACAGCCAACACTCCTCATGCTaccgcctccgcctcgagATCCACCACGCCCTGTACGATGCCGTATCCCTGGGCCTGGTTTGGAAAGACATCGCAGCTGCGTATGCCGGGCGGAAGCTCTCTGACGGAACGTCGTTTCTTGAATGGGCCGGCCGGCTCGCCCGGCTGGATCACTCGCGAGCAAAGCGGTTCTGGAGAGAGGCGCTGCAGGGTTCTCGCCTGACGTACTTGGTACCGCCGCGCCAGGCTCCCGGGACGATCAAGCAGGTCACGCTCCGGGTTTCTCTCCGATCGCTAGAGGTGCCCGGCGTGACGACCGCAAACCTCTTCGCGGCCGCCTGGGCCTTGGTGATGGGTCGAGAGGCCGGCACGCAGGACGTCGTCTTTGCCGAAATCCTCGCCAACCGCTACAGCCCGTCGGTCGACGTGGACCAGGAACACGTCCTTGGGCCGTGCATGAACACCAACCCCGTGAGGGCTCGGTTCGACTCGAGCATGACATTCATCGCGGTGGCTACCCGGCTGCAGGAGCAGTcccttgctgccgccccgTTTGCCTACCTCGGTTACCGGACGATTCAAAAAGACTGCACCGATTGGCCTTTGGACAGCCTTTTTGGGTCCGTAGTCAACTTCCAGAGCCCCAGAGCTGTAGGGAACGAGGACTTCGACCTGGGAGACTCGGCCACGGCTCGGGtcatgccgccggccgccagtcccccgtcgagctcgtccgcCTTGTGGACGATCGCGCGTCCAGCTGATGGTGAACTCGTAGTCATATTCAACTTCTCGAGCGCTGCCTTCGACGAGGCAAAAGTAAGAGGGTTTGCGGAAGAGGTCAGGGAGTTGTTGGAAACCAAGCCGACCGACATCAGTCCATGGACGTCCGAGGCACGTAACGGCTCCCCAAGCCCGGTTCCTGAGAGACCAGTGCCGGCGGTCTCTTCCTCCACACCGCCTAACGCGAGACAGAACCTTTTAGACGAGGCTCCTGAAGAAGTACGTCTTGTGGCCCTGGAAGCATGGAGAGCAGTTGGCCTGGAAATAAAGGAGGATAATGCGCCTCTTTTTGCATGTGGGGGTGACACTGTTACGGCGTTGTTGTTATCCCTGCAATACCGTCAACAAGGTTACGATCTTAGCATTAGAGACGTGTTAACACATCCGTCACGAAAAGCCCAGGCTCAATTCCTGTGTCACAAGTGTCAGAATGGAGGTTTGAAAGGCGACCTAGCGAAGGGCACTGGGCTGACTAGAAAGGCCTAG